The following are encoded in a window of Sutcliffiella horikoshii genomic DNA:
- a CDS encoding ribonucleotide-diphosphate reductase subunit beta has product MNTHLKSRIIMDVDAPNRSTKIINGKSSNVLNWDDVAFSWAYPKYKKMLSNFWSPFEINMSQDIKQFPHLSQQEQDAFLKIIGLLALLDSIQTDYAGKVADYLTDSSLNALMIMLAQQEVIHNHSYSYVLSSLVPRKKQEEVFEYWRTEPILRKRNDFITDGYKVFAETPSVDNLLKSIVYDVILEGLFFYSGFAFFYHLARNQKMVSSSTMINYINRDEQIHVDLFVKIFKEVLLEYPECNTASLEQFVEETFQQAAQLEIEWARHIIGDHFAGIELEDVEAYIKFYANVRAHQLGFKRPFEGYRTNPLKWIKAYEDVDLGKSDFFEQKSRQYTKVNVVDNGFDEL; this is encoded by the coding sequence ATGAATACTCACCTAAAATCACGTATCATAATGGATGTGGACGCACCGAATAGATCGACCAAAATCATAAATGGAAAAAGCTCAAATGTCCTAAATTGGGACGACGTGGCATTTTCATGGGCTTATCCAAAATATAAAAAAATGCTCTCCAATTTTTGGTCTCCATTTGAAATCAATATGTCACAGGATATCAAGCAATTTCCTCACCTGTCACAACAGGAACAAGATGCATTTTTGAAGATCATTGGCCTTCTTGCACTCCTAGACAGCATTCAGACTGACTATGCAGGAAAAGTGGCAGATTATTTGACCGATTCCAGCCTTAATGCGCTAATGATTATGCTAGCCCAGCAAGAGGTAATCCATAACCATTCCTACTCCTATGTCTTATCAAGTCTTGTGCCGAGGAAGAAACAAGAAGAAGTGTTTGAATACTGGAGAACAGAACCCATCCTTAGAAAAAGAAATGACTTTATAACAGATGGGTACAAAGTATTTGCTGAAACACCATCTGTAGATAATCTCCTAAAATCCATTGTATATGATGTTATTTTGGAAGGTCTCTTCTTCTATTCAGGCTTTGCATTTTTCTATCATTTGGCGAGAAATCAAAAAATGGTCTCTTCCAGCACGATGATTAATTATATTAACAGGGACGAACAAATTCACGTGGATTTGTTTGTGAAAATCTTTAAAGAGGTTCTTCTGGAATACCCAGAATGTAACACTGCTAGTCTAGAACAGTTCGTCGAGGAGACTTTTCAACAAGCGGCACAACTGGAGATTGAATGGGCAAGACATATTATTGGAGATCATTTTGCAGGAATCGAATTGGAGGATGTGGAAGCATATATCAAATTTTACGCTAACGTCCGTGCCCATCAACTCGGTTTCAAGCGCCCTTTTGAAGGATACCGCACAAACCCACTTAAATGGATTAAAGCATACGAAGACGTAGACCTGGGTAAATCCGACTTCTTCGAACAAAAGTCCAGACAATACACAAAAGTAAACGTAGTAGATAACGGCTTTGATGAATTATAA
- a CDS encoding potassium/proton antiporter, with protein sequence MIQGAFNVDYFILLTAFLLIVGVITTKFSSKLGVPALVLFIIVGMMAGSDGLGFIYFDNVKYAQLIGIFALVIILFEGGLQTKWGTVRKVVKPSLSLATLGVILTSALVAVSAKLILDVSWLEAFLFGAIVGSTDAAAVFAVLKGQNIKARMGATLEAESGTNDPMAVFLTLSFIELLTASNPSYIGFIGSFFWQMGIGLLLGLGLGKLASYSINKINLDSSGLYPVFAMAFALLTYSIAALMGASGLLAVYVAALIVGNNELTYRQSIFRFNEGFAWMMQILMFIILGLLVFPGQLFQWDIMLKGLLLSVILIVVARPIAVFLSTLGMDFSIKEKVFLSWAGLRGAVPIVLATFPMIAGIPNAQLFFNVVFFVVLTSTLVQGSTITMLAKKLDLTGPKKIAPIHSLELVSIGKANAEIIEFQVEEDLDMVGKTLAELEFPDKTLINAIIRAGILVTPSGDTVIKDKDFLYILTSRESKLALEEFLKKKKEAEPIMDGEETEVEEDTNNKEEIKETV encoded by the coding sequence ATGATACAAGGTGCATTCAATGTTGATTATTTTATTTTACTTACCGCATTTCTTCTGATTGTTGGAGTCATAACAACAAAATTCTCATCAAAACTAGGTGTTCCAGCCCTTGTATTGTTCATAATTGTTGGTATGATGGCAGGCAGTGATGGACTTGGTTTCATCTACTTTGATAATGTAAAGTATGCTCAATTAATCGGTATTTTTGCTCTCGTGATTATCTTATTTGAAGGCGGTTTGCAAACAAAATGGGGAACAGTTCGCAAGGTTGTCAAACCTTCTTTATCATTGGCTACTCTTGGGGTAATTCTGACTTCTGCACTGGTTGCAGTATCTGCCAAACTTATTCTCGATGTGTCTTGGTTAGAAGCATTCCTGTTTGGAGCCATCGTTGGATCAACAGATGCAGCAGCAGTTTTTGCCGTATTAAAAGGACAGAACATTAAAGCACGGATGGGGGCAACCCTTGAGGCAGAATCTGGTACGAATGATCCGATGGCAGTGTTCTTGACATTATCTTTTATTGAATTGCTTACTGCCTCTAATCCTAGTTACATAGGGTTTATCGGAAGTTTCTTCTGGCAGATGGGAATTGGTTTGCTGTTGGGATTAGGTCTTGGTAAGCTGGCTTCCTATTCCATAAATAAGATAAACCTTGATTCCTCAGGTCTATATCCTGTTTTTGCCATGGCATTCGCGCTTTTAACTTATAGTATCGCAGCACTGATGGGTGCTAGTGGACTATTAGCTGTGTATGTGGCAGCTTTAATTGTTGGTAACAACGAACTTACGTATCGCCAGTCGATTTTTCGATTTAATGAAGGGTTTGCGTGGATGATGCAGATTCTTATGTTCATCATTTTGGGGTTATTGGTTTTCCCAGGACAGTTGTTCCAGTGGGATATTATGCTTAAGGGATTGTTATTATCAGTCATCTTGATAGTTGTAGCTAGACCTATAGCTGTATTTCTTTCCACATTAGGTATGGATTTCAGTATAAAAGAAAAAGTGTTTCTTTCATGGGCTGGTCTACGTGGAGCAGTACCAATTGTTCTCGCGACATTCCCTATGATTGCCGGCATTCCTAATGCACAACTGTTCTTTAACGTTGTATTCTTCGTAGTCTTGACATCGACTCTTGTTCAAGGATCTACCATTACGATGCTTGCAAAAAAATTAGATCTCACTGGGCCAAAGAAGATAGCACCTATACATTCTTTAGAGTTAGTTTCCATTGGGAAAGCAAATGCAGAAATAATTGAGTTCCAAGTAGAAGAGGATCTGGATATGGTCGGAAAAACACTTGCTGAGTTGGAATTTCCTGATAAGACACTTATTAATGCCATCATTAGAGCAGGAATTCTTGTGACACCATCTGGTGATACTGTCATTAAGGATAAGGATTTCTTGTATATACTAACATCAAGAGAAAGTAAACTTGCTTTAGAAGAGTTCCTCAAAAAGAAAAAAGAGGCTGAGCCTATTATGGATGGGGAAGAAACTGAAGTAGAAGAAGATACCAATAATAAAGAAGAGATAAAAGAAACCGTTTAA
- a CDS encoding CBO0543 family protein encodes MSIKEQYIEVFNKNQSSVQSHVNFWVEHVVFSWQWWIMVATFIICWTVFWKLKKSKHLPRITIYGLLWIIVASNLDGLGYELGLWGYTYNLSPFLPKSYVFDYCLIPITYMLLYQYFQKGKGFLYANIVLAVGASLIAEPVAQKLGLYIPFHWSKFYSVPLYIMIAYILRCITEKICRSILPKN; translated from the coding sequence ATGTCCATTAAGGAACAATACATAGAAGTTTTTAATAAAAATCAATCTTCGGTTCAATCCCATGTGAATTTTTGGGTGGAACATGTCGTTTTCTCCTGGCAGTGGTGGATCATGGTAGCTACATTCATAATATGCTGGACAGTATTTTGGAAGCTAAAAAAATCAAAACACCTCCCTAGAATCACCATATACGGACTGCTTTGGATTATTGTCGCATCCAACCTGGACGGCTTGGGGTATGAACTTGGACTTTGGGGGTACACGTACAACCTCAGTCCCTTTTTACCTAAATCATATGTATTTGACTATTGCCTCATCCCCATTACTTATATGCTTCTCTATCAATATTTTCAAAAAGGTAAGGGATTTCTTTACGCAAATATTGTTTTGGCTGTTGGCGCCTCATTGATTGCAGAACCGGTTGCTCAAAAACTCGGTCTTTATATCCCATTTCACTGGAGTAAATTTTACTCTGTGCCTTTATATATAATGATTGCTTACATTCTGAGATGTATTACCGAAAAAATTTGTCGTTCTATCCTACCAAAAAACTAG
- a CDS encoding NCS2 family permease gives MKATTVHYPWYKKEDTDAFFALFQNNLANFVIIAVTMLGMGFPASIVFGKVIPGAAVAVMVGNLYYAFMANRLAQKEGRTDVTALSYGISTPVMFVFLFGVLAPANALTGNPELAWKIAVAAAFLSGLIETLVSFTGNWVRNHLPRAAMLGALAGVALTFIAGEMLFNTFSIPVVGLVALVIIIAGVVGKMAMPFKIPASLFAVIIGTVLAFTLGYQSPSQITDGLKNIGFYPILPTFAAFEGMTYLFGTLIGLLAIILPITLYNAIETMNNVDAMSAEGDSYDVRECQAVDGVGTMLGAVFGGLFPTTVYIATVGSKWMGAGRGYSILNAIVFGLAAMTGVIAALAAIIPLAAVAPILVFVGISMVATAFGSNDKKYFPAVAIAMLPYFANYVMTRFNNSAGEVVAGISEGIVPLGQGAMFTAIVLGAITVYIIDQDYRRASYFALIGAFLSFVGFMHAPKLAVNAAPDFAIGYVLIAVFLVYCAYQRASSTVTETDHKVAVKRQVAS, from the coding sequence ATGAAAGCTACTACTGTACATTATCCATGGTATAAAAAAGAAGATACAGATGCATTCTTCGCTCTTTTTCAAAACAACTTGGCAAACTTCGTCATCATCGCCGTAACGATGCTAGGTATGGGATTTCCTGCAAGCATCGTATTCGGTAAAGTAATACCTGGTGCCGCCGTTGCTGTTATGGTTGGGAATCTATACTATGCATTTATGGCAAACCGACTTGCACAAAAAGAGGGAAGAACGGATGTCACTGCCCTCTCATACGGAATAAGCACCCCAGTTATGTTTGTCTTCCTGTTTGGTGTATTGGCTCCAGCTAATGCATTAACAGGTAACCCGGAACTTGCCTGGAAAATTGCTGTAGCTGCTGCGTTTTTGAGCGGGTTGATTGAAACTCTTGTAAGCTTTACAGGAAACTGGGTAAGAAATCATCTGCCTCGCGCTGCAATGCTTGGAGCATTAGCTGGTGTTGCTCTCACCTTTATTGCAGGTGAAATGCTTTTCAATACTTTCTCCATTCCGGTAGTGGGGTTAGTCGCTTTAGTGATTATTATTGCTGGGGTGGTAGGAAAAATGGCCATGCCTTTCAAAATTCCAGCTTCCCTGTTTGCGGTTATTATCGGTACAGTTTTAGCTTTCACTTTAGGTTATCAATCTCCCTCTCAAATAACAGATGGTTTGAAAAACATTGGATTTTATCCAATTTTGCCAACTTTTGCCGCTTTTGAAGGGATGACGTACCTGTTTGGAACACTAATTGGTTTACTTGCAATCATCCTTCCTATCACGTTGTACAATGCCATTGAAACGATGAATAATGTAGATGCCATGTCTGCGGAAGGCGACTCATATGATGTTCGTGAATGTCAGGCAGTGGATGGGGTTGGAACAATGCTTGGGGCGGTTTTTGGTGGCCTCTTCCCTACAACTGTATACATTGCAACAGTAGGCTCAAAATGGATGGGTGCCGGTAGAGGATATAGTATTTTAAATGCAATTGTATTCGGTCTTGCAGCCATGACAGGAGTTATTGCAGCCCTTGCAGCCATCATTCCGCTTGCTGCAGTTGCACCCATATTAGTGTTTGTGGGAATCTCCATGGTGGCAACAGCCTTTGGATCTAATGATAAAAAATACTTCCCGGCCGTTGCAATTGCCATGCTACCTTATTTCGCTAACTATGTAATGACACGCTTTAATAACAGTGCAGGTGAAGTCGTAGCCGGCATATCAGAAGGTATTGTCCCTCTTGGCCAAGGAGCTATGTTTACTGCAATTGTACTCGGTGCAATTACTGTTTATATTATCGACCAGGATTATCGTCGTGCTTCTTATTTTGCTCTAATTGGTGCCTTCTTATCTTTCGTTGGTTTCATGCATGCTCCTAAGCTTGCAGTGAACGCAGCTCCTGATTTTGCGATTGGGTATGTGTTAATTGCAGTATTTTTAGTTTATTGTGCATACCAACGTGCTTCAAGTACGGTTACAGAGACTGATCACAAAGTTGCTGTTAAGAGGCAAGTAGCTTCTTAA
- a CDS encoding undecaprenyl-diphosphate phosphatase, producing MSKIEAFILGIIQGLTEFLPISSTGHLYLGRNLFGLQEAGLLLDTMLHFGTLIAVLYFYREEFYKIIRNPFHKLSFLLVIGTIPAVVIGLAFKDYFEEISKTGVTIGWEFLITGAFLWFADSIKKGSKKMEDITWKDALFIGSFQAAAIFPAISRSGLTIVAGLFRKLDRETAAYFSFLLSTPAIAGAVFLQTVEVAQVGREDISLFSLIIGILASCFFGYIAVKWMINYLKRHSLRIFAIYVWILGVVILALQYLGLF from the coding sequence ATGTCCAAAATTGAAGCCTTCATACTGGGGATTATTCAAGGACTAACGGAATTCCTGCCAATTTCAAGCACAGGTCACCTATATTTAGGCAGGAACCTATTTGGTTTGCAAGAAGCTGGGTTATTGCTTGATACGATGCTTCACTTCGGAACGTTGATAGCAGTCCTTTACTTTTACCGGGAAGAATTTTATAAGATCATCCGTAATCCTTTTCATAAATTATCATTTTTGTTGGTTATCGGTACTATTCCAGCAGTTGTTATTGGACTTGCTTTTAAAGATTATTTTGAGGAAATTTCCAAAACAGGTGTGACGATTGGCTGGGAGTTTCTGATTACAGGTGCCTTTCTTTGGTTTGCGGACTCCATTAAAAAGGGTTCAAAAAAGATGGAGGATATTACGTGGAAGGACGCATTGTTTATTGGTTCTTTCCAAGCTGCTGCTATATTCCCTGCCATTTCGAGATCGGGATTAACGATTGTAGCAGGCTTGTTTCGGAAGTTAGATAGGGAAACAGCGGCATATTTTTCTTTCTTGCTCTCAACACCCGCCATTGCGGGGGCTGTGTTTTTGCAAACGGTTGAGGTTGCACAGGTAGGCAGGGAGGATATTTCTTTATTTTCATTAATTATTGGAATTTTAGCATCTTGTTTCTTTGGATATATTGCGGTGAAATGGATGATTAATTATTTGAAAAGGCATTCTCTTCGGATATTTGCGATTTATGTATGGATTTTGGGAGTTGTGATATTGGCGCTTCAATATTTGGGGTTGTTTTAA
- a CDS encoding DedA family protein yields the protein MEQFFLSVFEFFTTLGVWGIALGLMVEVIPSEIVLGYGGYLISIGEIGFMGAMLAGVVGGTLAQLFLYWAGSIGGRPFLDKYGKYILIQPKHLDISEKWFQNYGPIVIFTARFIPVVRHAISIPAGIAKMKFFPFLLYTVAAVIPWTFLFLYIGLQLGENWREIKHAAQPLIIPLMILIILGAITYFVFDRKRTE from the coding sequence ATGGAGCAATTTTTTTTATCTGTTTTTGAATTTTTCACCACATTGGGGGTTTGGGGGATCGCTCTCGGTTTAATGGTGGAGGTCATTCCTAGCGAAATCGTCCTTGGATATGGTGGTTATTTAATTTCTATTGGTGAGATAGGATTTATGGGAGCAATGCTTGCAGGGGTGGTTGGAGGTACACTCGCTCAGCTTTTTTTATACTGGGCAGGTAGTATTGGCGGTAGGCCGTTTCTTGATAAATATGGAAAGTACATATTGATACAGCCCAAACATTTGGACATCTCGGAAAAGTGGTTTCAAAATTACGGGCCGATTGTCATTTTTACAGCACGTTTTATCCCGGTGGTAAGGCATGCTATTTCCATTCCGGCAGGTATAGCCAAAATGAAGTTTTTTCCTTTTTTGCTATATACAGTGGCGGCGGTCATTCCGTGGACCTTTTTATTTTTATATATAGGGCTTCAACTGGGGGAGAATTGGCGGGAAATCAAACATGCTGCGCAACCGCTAATTATTCCATTAATGATTTTAATTATACTTGGAGCCATCACATATTTTGTATTTGATAGAAAAAGAACGGAATAG
- a CDS encoding xanthine phosphoribosyltransferase yields MKLLQQTILEKGTVLPNGVLKVNTFLNHQIDTGLMIEIGKEFAERFTDSNINKVITIESSGIAPSFFAAHTLDVPLIFARKKKSLTLKDNVYTSQVFSFTKQETSEITVAKEFLAENDRVLIIDDFLANGQAAQGLIDVVKQAGASVAGIGIVIEKTFQPGRQILEDKGYRVESLARVQSLQDGQITFLQEQISVTN; encoded by the coding sequence ATGAAATTACTACAACAAACCATTCTTGAAAAAGGGACGGTATTACCAAACGGGGTTCTAAAAGTTAATACTTTCTTAAACCATCAAATTGATACTGGGCTGATGATTGAGATAGGAAAAGAATTTGCAGAACGGTTTACTGATTCCAACATTAATAAAGTAATAACCATTGAGTCGTCAGGAATTGCACCAAGTTTTTTCGCCGCTCATACACTTGATGTTCCCCTTATATTTGCAAGAAAAAAGAAATCCCTGACTTTGAAAGATAACGTTTATACTAGCCAGGTTTTCTCTTTTACTAAACAAGAAACAAGTGAAATCACGGTGGCAAAGGAATTCTTAGCTGAAAACGATAGAGTGTTGATCATTGATGATTTTTTGGCTAACGGACAGGCTGCGCAAGGATTGATAGATGTAGTGAAACAAGCTGGTGCCTCTGTTGCAGGTATTGGTATTGTCATTGAAAAAACCTTCCAACCTGGTCGACAGATTCTAGAGGACAAAGGATATCGTGTAGAATCACTAGCCAGAGTCCAGTCGCTACAAGACGGCCAAATAACCTTTCTACAAGAACAGATCAGCGTCACCAATTAA
- a CDS encoding STAS domain-containing protein, producing the protein MTKTPHSLIGQKLIDSQNEVAASMLLEIQNAYPNVPQYREEEVEVQIKEIFKTLVVFLGDYVRDPENNVLDRAKEWGESVGFMSVKAGGSLEETLSNMTLYKKCLWKFIQREGVEDGLHMNQITDIFILIDEIFNIIVYGFSHAFSIATEQKMIETKASYIRLSIPIVPLQKGMGVLPLVGEIDEIRAGILIEETLEKSKNLSISHLIIDFSGVYRLDETVLHTMDLLIRSLKLIGITPIITGLRPELSLQFINSGLILKDIQISSSIEQILQEQ; encoded by the coding sequence ATGACGAAGACGCCACACTCCCTAATAGGACAAAAGTTAATAGATTCACAGAATGAAGTAGCTGCTAGCATGCTTTTGGAAATACAGAATGCTTATCCTAATGTACCGCAATATCGAGAAGAAGAAGTAGAGGTTCAGATCAAGGAAATCTTTAAAACGTTAGTGGTATTCTTGGGTGACTATGTCCGCGATCCTGAAAACAATGTCTTAGACCGCGCAAAAGAATGGGGGGAATCTGTCGGATTCATGTCTGTAAAGGCCGGCGGGTCACTTGAAGAGACCCTCTCTAATATGACGTTATATAAAAAATGCTTGTGGAAGTTTATTCAACGTGAAGGTGTGGAAGATGGACTTCACATGAATCAGATTACAGATATTTTCATTCTGATAGATGAAATCTTCAATATTATTGTGTATGGATTCAGTCACGCCTTTTCCATCGCTACTGAACAGAAAATGATAGAAACAAAAGCTTCTTATATTCGACTGTCTATTCCAATTGTTCCTTTACAAAAAGGAATGGGAGTGCTGCCTCTTGTCGGAGAAATTGATGAGATTCGCGCAGGAATACTGATAGAAGAAACGTTGGAGAAAAGTAAGAACCTTTCCATTTCCCACTTAATCATTGATTTTTCTGGTGTTTACCGTTTAGACGAAACAGTTCTGCACACCATGGACCTACTCATCCGGTCACTCAAGCTAATCGGCATCACACCAATCATAACAGGCCTCCGCCCGGAACTAAGCTTACAATTCATCAACTCCGGACTCATCTTGAAAGACATTCAAATCAGCAGCTCTATTGAGCAAATATTACAAGAACAATAA
- a CDS encoding aldo/keto reductase, which yields MERIQLAEDVSLSRIVHGMWRLSDWGYSQEEVVEFIEKCLDFGVTSFDHADIYGNYTVEEQFGQALELKPSLRDKIEIVTKCGIKLISSNRPEHKIKYYDTSKEHIIRSVEKSLKNFRTDYIDILLIHRPDPMMDPSEVAEAFTQLKEQGKVKRFGVSNFAPSQYKLLNSYLDEPLVTNQIEISATHLEHFDKGTIEQCQMDRISPMAWSPLGGGSIFTSTEEKVNRVRNTLEKIQGQIGAESMDQVLYAWLLTHPSKILPIVGSGKIERVKSAVSSLDIKLDSQQWFEILEASKGKEVD from the coding sequence ATGGAAAGAATTCAGTTAGCAGAAGATGTTTCCCTCTCTAGAATTGTACATGGAATGTGGCGTTTGAGTGATTGGGGTTACAGCCAGGAAGAGGTTGTGGAATTTATAGAAAAGTGTTTGGATTTTGGCGTTACAAGCTTTGATCATGCAGACATTTATGGTAATTACACAGTAGAAGAGCAATTTGGACAAGCATTAGAACTAAAGCCATCACTAAGGGACAAGATAGAAATAGTTACGAAATGTGGAATCAAGCTGATTTCTTCTAATAGACCAGAACATAAAATTAAATATTATGATACAAGCAAAGAACATATCATTCGATCTGTAGAAAAATCATTAAAGAACTTTCGAACGGATTATATTGACATTCTATTGATACATAGACCAGATCCAATGATGGATCCAAGTGAAGTGGCAGAAGCATTCACACAGTTAAAAGAACAAGGAAAAGTAAAGCGGTTTGGCGTTTCCAACTTTGCTCCTTCTCAGTATAAGTTACTCAACTCTTATCTAGATGAACCGTTGGTAACAAATCAGATTGAAATTTCCGCTACCCATTTAGAACACTTCGATAAAGGAACAATCGAGCAATGTCAAATGGATAGAATCTCTCCGATGGCATGGTCACCTCTAGGCGGAGGGAGTATTTTCACTAGTACAGAGGAAAAAGTTAACCGGGTAAGAAATACATTAGAAAAGATACAAGGACAAATTGGGGCAGAATCTATGGATCAAGTTTTATATGCTTGGTTATTAACGCATCCTTCAAAAATCCTTCCGATAGTAGGTTCAGGGAAGATTGAAAGAGTAAAGTCAGCGGTTTCTTCATTGGATATCAAACTGGATTCACAGCAGTGGTTTGAAATTTTAGAAGCATCAAAAGGAAAAGAAGTGGATTAA
- a CDS encoding ribonucleoside-diphosphate reductase subunit alpha, which yields MTVHTETVHKKKKSLTTFQEYQSHLETVLSEFPTFETKSFLQKATKIIDKLHQHTNQHEITNQLILEALNHVDELEPDWTYVASRLLSQKLQQEVCRNRNISKPYTDFYSLIKGLTDQGIYQPQILKAYTHKEVNELEAIIDPQKDYLFTYIGLKTLSDRYLTRDHHKRLLELPQERFMIIAMTLMQKEENNRIHYVKEAYWALSNLYMTVATPTFANAGKTYGQLSSCFIDTVDDSLQGIYDSNTDIANLSKSGGGLGVYLGKIRSRGSDIRGFKSVSSGVIPWMKQLNNTAVSVDQLGQRKGAISVYLDVWHKDIFSFLDSKLNNGDERMRTHDLFNGVCIPDMFMEQVENRGDWYLFDPHEVRKLMGFSLEDFYDESVGAGSFRQKYEECINHPELPKEKVPAIEIMKAIMKGQLETGSPFMFYRDEVNRMNPNAHKGMIYCTNLCTEITQNQSATITKKQYVEDGTIITVKTPGDFVVCNLSSINLARTIMAGQLERLIPIQVRMLDNVIELNEIPVLQAKMTNEKYRAIGLGTFGWHHLLAIEGIKWESSEAVLYADELYEIIAFHTIQASCLLAKEKGSYPAFEGSDWQTGDYFYKRNYGASSKLDWITLQKQVANYGVRNGYLMAVAPNATTSIIAGSTASIDPIFLKVYSEEKKDYKIPVTAPDLNAETTWFYKSAYHINQHWSIAQNAARQKHIDQAISFNLYVTNTVKAKALLELHLDAWKQKLKTTYYVRSTSSELEECESCSS from the coding sequence ATGACCGTTCATACCGAAACTGTACATAAAAAGAAAAAGAGTCTAACTACCTTTCAAGAATACCAGAGCCATTTAGAGACTGTTTTGTCCGAGTTTCCAACTTTTGAAACAAAAAGTTTTTTACAAAAAGCTACCAAGATTATCGATAAATTGCACCAGCACACCAATCAACATGAAATTACAAACCAACTAATACTAGAAGCCCTTAATCACGTGGACGAACTAGAACCAGACTGGACTTATGTTGCATCAAGATTATTATCACAAAAGCTGCAACAGGAAGTTTGCAGAAACAGAAACATCTCCAAACCCTATACGGACTTTTATTCATTAATCAAAGGCTTAACAGATCAAGGAATCTATCAACCTCAAATCCTAAAAGCATACACACATAAAGAAGTAAATGAATTAGAGGCAATCATTGATCCTCAAAAAGATTATCTATTTACCTATATTGGCCTCAAAACGTTATCTGACCGCTATTTAACACGTGATCATCATAAGCGTTTACTAGAGTTGCCTCAAGAACGATTCATGATCATTGCCATGACTCTCATGCAAAAGGAAGAAAATAATCGGATTCATTACGTGAAAGAAGCTTATTGGGCACTAAGTAATTTGTATATGACGGTTGCCACACCGACATTTGCCAATGCCGGAAAAACATATGGACAGCTCTCAAGCTGCTTCATTGATACAGTTGATGACAGCTTGCAAGGAATATATGACAGCAACACCGACATTGCAAACCTCTCCAAATCAGGAGGCGGCCTTGGCGTCTATCTCGGCAAAATACGCAGTCGCGGCAGTGATATACGTGGATTCAAAAGCGTATCGAGCGGAGTGATACCGTGGATGAAACAACTAAACAATACGGCCGTAAGTGTCGACCAGCTAGGACAACGGAAAGGAGCCATTTCTGTCTATTTAGATGTTTGGCATAAAGACATTTTTTCTTTTCTTGACAGCAAGCTCAACAATGGTGATGAACGCATGCGTACACATGACCTTTTCAATGGAGTGTGCATTCCGGATATGTTCATGGAACAGGTGGAAAACAGAGGAGACTGGTATTTATTTGATCCTCATGAAGTTAGAAAACTAATGGGCTTTTCCCTTGAAGATTTTTATGATGAGAGTGTCGGTGCTGGCAGCTTCCGCCAAAAATATGAAGAATGCATCAATCATCCTGAGCTCCCGAAAGAAAAAGTACCAGCAATAGAGATTATGAAAGCAATCATGAAAGGTCAACTAGAAACCGGCAGTCCGTTCATGTTTTATCGTGATGAAGTGAACAGAATGAATCCTAACGCTCATAAAGGAATGATTTATTGCACAAATTTGTGCACAGAAATCACCCAAAATCAAAGTGCTACCATAACAAAAAAGCAATACGTAGAGGATGGTACTATCATAACTGTTAAAACACCCGGAGATTTTGTAGTGTGTAACTTGTCCTCCATTAACCTTGCTCGCACTATAATGGCCGGTCAACTGGAACGCCTTATTCCCATTCAGGTTCGGATGCTAGATAATGTGATTGAATTAAATGAAATACCGGTACTGCAGGCAAAGATGACTAATGAGAAATATCGTGCCATTGGGTTGGGGACATTTGGTTGGCATCATCTGCTTGCCATAGAAGGAATTAAATGGGAGTCAAGTGAAGCGGTACTTTATGCAGACGAACTTTATGAAATAATTGCGTTTCACACGATTCAAGCTAGCTGCCTTCTCGCTAAAGAGAAAGGCTCATACCCAGCTTTCGAAGGGTCAGATTGGCAAACTGGTGACTATTTTTACAAACGGAATTATGGGGCATCCTCCAAACTGGATTGGATTACGCTTCAAAAACAAGTAGCGAATTACGGCGTCCGAAATGGGTATCTAATGGCAGTTGCTCCGAATGCTACTACATCCATTATTGCTGGAAGCACTGCTAGCATCGATCCCATTTTCCTAAAGGTGTATTCAGAAGAGAAAAAAGATTACAAGATTCCCGTAACGGCACCTGATCTTAACGCAGAAACAACGTGGTTTTATAAATCTGCCTACCATATCAATCAGCATTGGAGCATCGCCCAGAATGCTGCAAGACAAAAACATATCGATCAGGCCATTTCCTTTAACCTGTATGTTACGAACACCGTGAAGGCCAAAGCGTTACTTGAACTTCATCTAGATGCATGGAAGCAAAAGTTGAAAACAACCTACTATGTTCGGTCTACATCTTCAGAATTAGAAGAATGTGAATCGTGTTCAAGTTAG